The genomic stretch TTTAAGGCAAGATCGGCTTGCGGTCAATTCTCTGACAAATCGGCCGCGCGTCGTGAGAACAGCGCCGACAGCGGACTGTCCGGCCGCGCCGTCGAACGCTCGGCGGTGAGCGCCCTGGCCAGCGCGCCGTCACCGGCCCGCAGTGCCGCTTCGATCAGCGTCAGGTCAATGATATCGCGCTGTGCGTGGCTGCCGCCGAAACGATGGGCGATCGCTCGGATCGGCCGGATCAGGCGCATGGCCTCGCTGTAGTTGCCCGCACCGAAGGCATTGATGGCCAGCGTCAGGGGATGGCCGACATCGCGGGTGAAGGCGGCATTGTCGTCATTGCCGCGCATGGCCTCGCGCTGCGCCTCGACCAAGGTGCGGGCCGGAGCGTCGAGCCCGGCGCCGACAAAGGCCATCATCGCATGCGCATCGTTGAAGGCATAGTTGCCGGCGCCAACCTTGGGCCAGTTGGCGGCGAGCGCCGACCAGCGGTCACCGACATCGACGCCACCGAGATAAAGCCGCCACAGGATCGCCGAGGCATCGACCATGTTCAGCGCCATCGCCGACGGCGTGCCGTAGATCGGCCCGTCATAGAGCGCCAGCACCTCGTCGGTCTCGCCAAGATCGTAGTGAAACAGCGCCAGGTGCCACCAATTGTGCACCTGGAGGAAACTGTCCCTCGTCCAAGCCTCGGGGTCGGCGCGCATCCAGGCGATGCCATCCCTTTGCCGGCTTTGCATTTCCATGACATGCGCCACGGCATGCTGAGCCCAGCCGTCGCGCGGTTCGATCCCGACCGCCGTGCGGCCGAGCTTTTCGGCCAATGCGTACTCGCCCATCTCCTCCAGTCCGAAAGCCTCCATGCCGAGCATGGCGTGGTATCCCGGCATGTCGTTCTGCCAGGACGGCAAGGCGCGGGCGATGCGGTCGCGCAGCATGCGGGCATTGCCGGTGAAGAAATCGATCTGGTGCCCGACCTGCAGCGCCACCGCGTCGAGCGGGGCGTCGATGGCGATGTCCTCGAGGATGCGGGCGGCGTCATGCCAGCGCCCGCCGGCGAGATGGCCAAGGGCTAAGACATGCGCCTGCTCGCGCGTTGTCGCCGCAAGCGGCAGGGCCGCCTCATGGCAAGTCCTGGCCACCGCCGTTGCGTCGCGCTCGGTGGCGAGGCCGAAGAGATAGCCCTTGAAGACATGCGCCATGACAAAACCGGGGTTCTCCGCGATCGCGCGGTCGACGGAGGCGACGGGATCGCCGATGAAGCACTGCAACTGGCTCACCGCCTGGCTGTAGGGCGTGAACCCCGCTTCCGTCGCGCCCGAAAATGTCAGGCCGAATGTGTCCTTGATTGGCATGCAATGTCCTTTGATCGACCTGGGACAAGCCCCAGACCCTTCGGGCCAAAGCGATCTTAAAGCATGAGCCAAGGACGTGCCAATCATGCACTATTTAAGGTCTATCCCAGTAGCCTTTGCAGTTCATCAACCATGGAATGCAGATTAGGCTTTGTAAAATTGAACGAATTGTGGCTTCATTGCGGCGCGGCGGAGGGCTTGTAATCGCGATCTGAGAGGGGCCGCGATGCGGCATTTTGAAATACAGCTTCCGAACAGCCGTTCGGAGTACGATGGCGAGAAGATTGCTTTGTTGCGGCGAAGGGCGCGGCAAATCCATCCATGGTTTATTAGCTTACTTGCAACTACAGCGCTGGCGTTGCTGCCCAATTCGGCAGCCTTGGCGGCTTGCGTGCTGGTTCCGTCGGCGGGGAATACCACCTTCACCTGCGACAGCGGCGATTCGGGCGGCAGCCTCACCGATACCAGCGGCGACAACACGCTGAATTTTCCCGCCGGCGGCACCGGCCAAATAAGCGGCAGTGTCACCTTTGGCGTCGGCACGGACCGCATCAACATGCAGTCCGGCACCATTACCGGCGCGGTCGACCAGGGCGACGGCACGGATTTCTTCACCATCGGTGGCGGCACGGTCGCCGGCAATGTCCAGCAAGGCGCCGGCATCGACGATTTCAACATGAGCGGTGGCCAGATCGGATCGCTCAACCAGGGCGACGGGCTGGACACCTTCACCATGACGGGCGGCCGCATCGTCGATTTCTTCGACGATGGCGATCATGCGGTGATGACCGGCGGCCGCATCGGCCGAGTCAACATGAAGCTCGACAAGAACTATTTCAACATGTCCGGCGGCACCATTGACCGCAACCTCGTCACCGGCTTCGACCAGGACACCATCATCCTCTCCGGCGGCACGATCGGCGGCAACATCAGCGTCAGCGGCGGCAATGACAGTGTGACCATCACCGGCGGCACGGTCGGCGGCGATGTGCTGATGAGCTTTGGCGCCGACAATTTCGTCTGGAATGGCGGCGGCATCATCTATGGTTCCGTCGACCTCGGCGGCGACAACGACACCGCCAAGCTCAGCAACCTCACCAACGCCAATCTCGGCGACACCAACGCGATCACCGGCGGTGCGGGTACCGACACGCTCACCTTCGACAACGTCAAGCTGGACGGCATTGCCAGGGTCCAGAACTGGGAGACCATCAACGCCAACAATGACACCGAACTGACGCTGGACGGCAATCTGGTGCTCGGCGACAGCGGCACCGGCACCGGTACGCTCAATGTCGACTCAGCGAGCACGCTCTATGGCGGCGGCTTCAACGCATCGATCCAGGCCTTTACAGCGGGCCAGATGGCCGAAGTGATGAACGCCGGCCGCATCGACCTGACCAACGGCACAACCGGCGCCACTGACCGTCTGACGATATCGGGCAATTACACCGGGCTTGGCGGCCTGCTGCTCATCCAGACCGAACTTGGCGACGACAACTCTGCTTCCGACCGGCTGGTCCTTTCGGGCGGGACCGCCTCCGGATCGACCGGCATTGCGGTGGTCAATGTCGGTGGCGCCGGCGCACAGACCACCGCCGACGGTATCATGGTCGTGCAGGCGACCAACGGCGCCACATCCAGCGCGAGCGCCTTTGCCCTGGACGCGCCGGTCGCGGCGGGTGCCTTCGAATATTATCTGTTCAAGGGCGGCGTCAGCGCCGGCAGCGACGAGAACTGGTATCTGCGCTCGACGCTGAATACGCCGGCGACGCCGGCAGCCGCTCCGCCAGCGCTGGAACCCACCCCGCAGCCGGAACCCGAACCGCCAGCGGCCGAGCCACCACCACCGCCACCGTCCGAGCTTCCGCCGGTGCCAGTGCCGACCGAGGGCGACATCAACAATCCGCCGGTCGATCCGACACCGCCGGTACAGGCCAGCGACCCGCAACCCGAGCCGCCGCCACCACCACCACCGGCGCCACCCGCAGACCCGCCGCCACCTCCACCGGTGGTGCCGACCGCAGTGCCGGATTTGCCAACTCCGGCACCCGGCGAGCAGATTCTGCTCTACCGTATCGAGGTTCCGGTCGATTCGGCCTTACCGCCGGTGGCCGAGCACCTGGCGATGACGACGCTCGGCACCTTCCATGAACGGCGTGGCGAGCAGAGCTTGCTGTCGGACAACGAGATGTCACCGGTCTGGGGCCGCATTTTTGGTCAGGACGCCAAGATGGGTTGGTCGGGAACGGTGTCGCCTTCCTTCGACGGCACCCTGTTCGGCCTTCAGGCAGGCTTCGACGTGTTCGGCCGCGAGACCGCCGCGGGCGGAATCGATCGCGCCGGCCTGTTCGTCGCCTATGCCAGCATGCGCGGCGACGTCCGCGGCCAGGCGCTGGGACAGAACGACCTGTCCGTCGGCAAGCTCGACATCAACGGCACCAGCGTTGGCGGCTACTGGACCCGCATCGGCCAGGGCGGCTGGTACCTGGATGGCGTCTTGATGGCCACCTTCTTCGGCGGCAACGCGGCGTCGTCACGCGACATCGGCATCGATGTCGGCGGCACCGGCGTCACCGCATCGCTGGAAGGCGGCTATCCCATAGCACTAGCGCAGGGCTGGACGCTCGAGCCGCAGGCACAACTGGTCTGGCAGCATCTGTCGCTCGACGATACCAACGATCGCTTCTCGTCGATCTCGTTCGACACCGACAGCAGCGTCACCGGCCGGCTGGGCGCGCGGCTGCAAGGCGAGACAACGATCAACGGCATGGCGCTGCAGCCTTACCTCAAAGCCAACATCTGGCATGATTTCGGCGACACCGACACTGTCAGCTTCGACACCACCGACATTTCGACCGAGGGCCGATCGACCTCGTTCGAGTTCGGCGGCGGTGTCGTGGCCAAGGTGACAGACAAGGTCAGCATCTTCGCCACCGGCGACTACACCACCAATCTCGGCGGTGACAAGCGCCGCATCCTCAAGGGCAATCTGGGATTCAGCGTGAAGTGGTGAATCAGACCATCTGAAAACCGGAAGCCGGTTTTCAGATGGTCGAAAAGAAAGGCCGCCTAATTGCCCGAGCGCATCGCCACCGTGGCGATGCCGGCGCCGACCAGCAGTGTGCCGCCGGTGCGGTTGAAGATGCGGATCGCCTTGGGATTGCGCACGACATTGCGGGCGCGCGCCGCGATCAGCGCGTAGCCGAAGGCGTTGGCGAAGGCGAGCACCAGGAAGGTCGTCTCGAAGATCAGCATCTGCGTCCAGAAATTGGCATGCCTTTCGAGGAACTGCGGCAGGAAGGCGACGAAGAAGGTGATGCTTTTCGGGTTGAGCGCGGTGACCAGCCAGGCATGCGCCATCATCTTGGCTGAAGACGCCTTGTCGGTGCGCGGTTCTGCCTTCAGCGCGCCGCCGGCGCGGAACAGCTTGACGCCGAGATAGATCAGATAGCCGGCGCCGATCAGCTTCAGGACGGTGAAGACACCAGCGGAAGCGGCGAGCAGCGCGCCGATGCCCAGCATCGACAAGGTCATGGCGGTGAAGTCGCCGAGCGCCACGCCGACTGCCATCGGCAAGGCGGTGCGCCAGCCCTGACCCAGCGCATAGGACACGACCAGCAGGATGGTTGGACCCGGAATGATGAGGAGGATGGTCGACGCGGCGGCGAAAGCGGCCCAGTTTTCGAAGGACATGGCTGTCTCCCTTGGGTTAAGGAAAAGGATAAATCCTGAACCCCGGGAGAATGTAAAGAGGCCCGATTTTCGTTTTTTACGCAATTGCGGGCGGAAGATCGCCACACGCCTTTCCTGGAATTGCCGCGCTATCAATTGCGCCAAAGGCAGGTCGGCGTCAGTTCGCGCCGCTCAGCGTGCTCACTATATCGGCGAGGCTGACATCGGCACCGAGAACCGATGCGGCCGCGACAATGGCAGCGCCGAAAAGCTTGATGTCGGTTTTTAACGTCTTGCACATGGAGGCCCCTCGCTGATCGCCTGATGGATAGAAAAGGCCGGTGCTGGGATTATGACCCGACCTGGGTCTTTTTGTGCAGGAGCGCTCGGCGGGCGGTCAGCCGGCACCACCTGATGCCGCCAGGAACCGCGCAAATGCAGGCAGCGCAAGGCATTCACGCTTTATCAACCATGAATGATGAAAATGCCCGCTATCCGGCCGGACCGTGCTTCCCGCCGACAGCGTAGGGTTTGGGTACATGCGTGAGTTGCCGCAAGGTCTGACGCCGCCACGAAACGGCGACGCAATCGAAACCGATCATCCTCTTTCCCGCCGCGCCATCCTGTCAGGGGCAGGCGCGCTGGCGCTGCTCAGCGCCGCCGGCTGTTCGACCTCGGGCGACGGCGGTATGCCGATGCTCCAGCTCGACAATACGGTCACCGGTTCAGTTCCGCCAATGCGGCCCGCGATCAGCGTCGACAAGAACATCACCAGTGCCGATGTCATGTATGCCGCTTTGACCGACAACGGCTTCAATGTGCCTGAGGTGCCCTATCTCAAGGTCAAGCCGGAATTCCGCCGCCAGATCGTCGTCGACACCACCGGCGAGGCGCCCGGTACCATCGTCGTCCATCTCAAGGAGCGCATGCTCTATCTCGTCCAGCCGGGCGGCGACGCCATCCGCTACGGCGTCGGCATCGGCAAGGACGGCTTCCGCTGGTCTGGCCGCGCCAACATCCAGTATGGCCGGGAATGGCCGGTCTGGACGCCGCCGCCGGAGATGATCCAGCGCAAGCCCGAACTGGTGAAGTGGCAAGGCGGCCAGCCCGGCGGCCTCACCAACCCGCTCGGCGCGCGGGCGCTCTACATCTACCAGGACGGCAAGGACACCGGCTACCGCATCCACGGCTCACCCGAATGGTGGAGCATCGGCCAGGCGATGTCGTCGGGCTGCGTGCGCCTGATCAACCAGGACATCATCGACCTCTATAGCCGGGTCTCGAAGAAAAACCCGGTCGTCGTCATGTGATCGTTTGAGCGGCCGACGCGGCCGCTTTTATCGTCCCGTTCGAGCAGGATCTTTGCCGAAACCGGTTTCCACCCTCGGGTCAGACCCGAGGGCAGGCTTTTCGGGATCACGCTCCTGAATCCCCCGTTGCGCGATGCGGCAAGACAGGCCAAGGTGCCTTGAAAACCATCGCCTCGGGAGACGTCAGGAATGGCCGAAACTTTTGTTATCGCGCAGGGCGGCGGCCCGACCGCCGTCATCAACCAGACCGTGGTCGGTGCCACGCTGGAGATCCGCAAGCGGCATCCCGGCGCCAAGGTGCTGGGATCTATCCATGGCGTGCGCGGCATTCGTGACGGCAATTATGTCGACCTTTCCGCCATACCGGAGGATCGGCTGCGGCTGATAGCCGGAACGCCGAGTGCTGCCCTTGGATCAACGCGCGACAAGCCGGATGCGGCCTATTGCGATGTGATCCTCAACGGCCTGAAGAAGGCCGGGGCCGATGCCTTCATCTATATCGGTGGCAACGACACGTCGGGGACACAGCAGATCCTGACCGACGCCGCCGGCGGCTCCATCGCTTTCGTCCATGCGCCAAAAACCATCGACAATGATCTGGAGGAGAACGACCATACGCCCGGCTTCATCTCGGCGGCCGAGTTCGTCGCCGGCGCTTTCCTGTCCGTCGATCTCGATTTTCGCGCCTTGCCTGGCATCTATGTCGGCATCGTGATGGGCCGGCACGCCGGCTTCCTGACTGCGGCGGCCGCGGCCTGGCAGCTCGACCACGACAGCGGTCCGCACCTGGTTTACGTGCCGGAACGGCCGTTCTCAGCCGCCGGCTTCATCGACGACGTGCGCGCCACGCTCGACCGCCACAAGCGCTGCATCGTCGCCGTTTCGGAAGGGGTGAGCACCGCCGACGGCAAAGCGCTGGTCGAAAGCCTAGTGCCGCCGGACAAGCTGGAGCGCGACGCGCATGGCAACATCAAGCTGTCGGGCAGCGACCTGCCGGCCGCACTCGAGCGCGCATTGGCCGAGGGCCTGCCGGGCAAGCGGGCGCGCGTCGACGCGCTCGGTTACATGCCGCGCGGCTATATCGGCGCCATCAGCGCCGTCGACGCGCAGGAGGCCTTCGACGCCGGCGCCTTCGCCGTCTCCGTCGCCGAACAGGGCGGCGGCTCGGTGGCGCTGCAATATGATGGCACAAAGACGGTGCTGAAGAAGGTGCCACTGAAGAACGTCGCCGGCAAGACCCGCCACATGCCGGACAATTTCATGAAGCCCGACGTCAACCAGCTGTCCGAGGCCGGCATGGCCTATCTCAAGCGGCTGGTGCCGGAAAAATACAAGGTCGGGAAGCCGTTCGTCTGATGCATGCTCACTGGTTCAGCAAGAGCATCGTCGACGACAAGACGACGATGCTGACCGAGCCGTTCGTGCATGACTATGTGCGCGCCAACATCTGGCATCTGCGCGACCGCGACGCGGACCTTTTGGTCGACACCGGCATGGGCATCTGTCCGCTGGCGCCGGAGATCGAGACGCCTAAGGGCAAGCCGCTGCTGGTCGTCGCCACACACATCCATCTCGACCATGTCGGCTCGCTGCACGAATTTTCATGGCGGGCCGGGCCGAAGATGAGCGCAGCGCAATTCGAGAGCATGGATGAGGCCGCGACCTACGCCTACATGTTCCATGATCTCGAAGGCGCCGTTTCGAAACTGCCAATGCCGGGCTGGAAGTCGTTCGACTACAAGATCCCATCGGCGCCGCTGACGCGAACCCTCGATGAGGGCGACGTGATCGATCTCGGCGACCGGCAATTCCGCGTCCTGCATCTGCCCGGGCATTCGCCGGATTCGATCGCGCTGTTCGACGAGGCCGACGGCCTGTTTTTCAGCGGCGACGCCATCTACGACGACACACTGATCGACTCGCTGCCGGATTCCGACCGTGCCGCCTATATCAACACCATGCAGCGGCTGCTCGACCTGCCGATCCGAGTCGGTCATGGTGGCCACGGGCCGAGCTTCGACGGCAAACGTATGCGTGAGATTGCAACGGCTTACATCAGACAGACCGGCGATATCTGACCTTCGCGAAGACCGTGCGCTGGCAGGAATGATCGCCAGGCGGTCGGGTGCTCATCGGCTCACAAAGAATTAAATCTTTGTAATATAACCGAAAAAACCTAATTCGCCCGCATCCGCATCCTAGATTCCGGTTTCATCGACCTGAACGGCTGCTGCTTGAAGCGAGACAGGCAGCCGCGACGGCCGGTACGCCGAATGGGCCGCTTCCCCTCCCAAGGCCACGGCGCCGAACCCAATGTCTCGCACGGACAACGACCATGTCATCTCTCAACATCCTTCGCAGACATCGCGTCGCCGCATTGCTGGGCGCCGCCCTCATCGTCAGCCCCTTCGTCGTTTCGTTTGCTCAAAGTGCCGGTAATACAGGCGTGAGCAACGTTGTCGCGACGACCCAGACCCCTGTTGCCGGCATTACGGCGCCCAACGGCTCCTTTGCACCGATCGTAGCGGCCGACAAGCCTGCAGTGGTGACGATTACCACCGTCATGAAAGCACAGCCGGCAAGCGCCGATGACGGGATGCCTCTCGGCAACTCGCCGTTCGACCAATACTTCCGCCAGTTCTTCGGTGACCAGGGCAGGCCCGCTCCGCAGACACCACCGCAACAGGCGCAACGCGCCGAAGCACTCGGTTCCGGCTTCATCGTCGATGCCGAGGGTGCCATCGTCACCAACAACCACGTTGTCGACGGCGCTTCCTCGATCAAGGTGACGCTCGATGACGGCACCGAACTTCCCGCCAAACTCGTCGGCCGCGACGCCAAGAACGACCTTGCCGTGCTAAAGATCAAAGCCGACAAACCCTTGCCGACGGTCAAATGGGGCGACTCCGACAAGTTGATGACCGGCGACCAGGTGCTGGCGATCGGCAATCCGTTCGGCATCGGCACCACCGTTACTGCCGGCATCGTTTCGGCACGCGGCCGCGATCTGCACAGCGGACCGTTCGACGATTTCATCCAAATCGACGCGCCGATCAACCACGGCAATTCCGGCGGCCCACTGGTCGATGTGAACGGCAATGTCGTCGGCATCAACGCGGCGATCTATTCGCCCAATGGCGGCAGTGTCGGTGTCGGCTTCGCCATCCCATCCGACCAGGCCCAGAAGGTCGTCGCCAAGCTCGAGAAGGACGGCTCGATCCAATACGGCTATCTCGGTGTCGAGATCCAGCCGGTGACGCCTGACGTGGCCAGCGCCATCGGACTCGATCATCCCGGCGGCGCGCTGGTTTCGAAGGTCAATGACAGTTCGCCCGCGGCCAGCGCCGGCGTCGAGACTGGCGACGTCATCACCGGCTTCGCCGGACAGGACGTGAAGGACCCCAAGGACCTGTCGCGGGCTGTCGCCGATGTGGCGCCCGGCGCCAAGGAGCCGCTTGATGTCTGGCGCAAGGGCAAAGCGATGCAGATTTCCGTCGATGTCGGGCAAAACAGCGACGACGTGAAGACCGCATCGACGGATGACTCCAGCGCGCCGAGCGCCGGACAGGGCGCGCGCGCGCCGGCGATCGGCCTCGGTCTGATGGACATCACGCCAGACATTCGCCAGCAGATGAACCTCGCCGACAACGAGCATGGCGCGGTGGTTGCGCGCGTCAATCCCGACAAGGCGGCCGCCGCTGCCGGCATCCAGCCGGGCGATATCATCGTCGCCGTCAACCAGGCCCCGGTGAAGAGCGCCAAACAGGTGACCCAGGCGATCGCCCAGGCCAGCAAGTCCGGCCGCAAATCGGTGCTGCTGCTGGTTGAACGCGACGGCAGCCAGATCTATCTCGCCGTGCCGTTTGCCAATGGCTGAGGCGCGATGCGGATGACGTGAATGTCGATGTGGCGGGCTTGTCGGTGACGGGCCCGCCACATCGGTATCCGCTATAGTTTGCGCAGCGCCACTTCCTCGATCAGATGATCGGCGCCCTTGCGCAAGATGAGGTCGGCGCGGGCGCGCGTCGGCAGGATGTTCTCGCGTAAATTCTTCAGGTTGATGTTGGTCCACAGGCCTTCGGCTATGGCGCGCGCCGAATCCTCCGATAGCTGCGAATAGCGGTGGAAGAAGGAGTCCGGATTGCGGAAAGCGGTCTCGCGCAGCCGCATGAAACGCGAGATGTACCACTGGTGGATCAGCTTCTCGTCGGCATCGATGTAGATGGCGAAGTCGAAGAAGTCGGACAGGAAGGGCACGATCTTGCCGTCCTGTGGCAGCTTGCCCGGCTGCAGGACATTGATGCCTTCGAAGATCAGGATATCGGGCCGGTCGATGGTGACGAACTCGCCGGGAATGACGTCATAGGTGAGATGCGAATAGACCGGCGCGCGGACATCGGGCAGCGCCGACTTGATGCCCGAGAGGAAACGCAGCAGCGCGCCGACGTCATAGCTGTCGGGGAAGCCCTTGCGTTCCATCAGGTTTTCGCGCCGCAGCACCTCGTTGGGCAGTAGGAAACCGTCGGTGGTGATGAGATCGACCTTGGGGCTCGACGGCCAGCGCGCCAGCAACTCCTTCAGCACGCGGGCCGTGGTCGACTTGCCGACCGCGACCGAACCGGCGATGCCGATGATGAACGGCGTCTTGACGATATCGGCGGCGTTGAAGAAGGCCTGACGCTGCCTAAACAGAAGCTGGCTCGCCTCGACATGGGCGGATAGAAGGCGGGACAGCGACAGATAGATGCGCTTGACCTCTTCGAGGTCGACCGGGTCGTTGAGCGAACGCAGGCGGCGGAATTCATCCTCGCTCAGCGTCAGCGGCGTGTCGGCACGGAATCGCGACCATTGCTCGGCCGAAAAGAAACGAAAGGGGGAATATTTCTCGGTTGGCGCGAGCTGATCCATCGAGATACCTGCCCTCCCTCGCGGTCAGCCCTTGGGCCGTGACGCTTTCTCGGCGATGCCCGAACGCCCGGTGCGGCTTTCGAGCTCCTTGAGCACGTCGCCCAACGGCACACCCGAGAGGCCGAGAACGACGAGCCAATGATATATAAGATCGGCGCTTTCGGAAACGAGGCCCTGTGTGTCGCCCTTGACGGCGGCAATCACCGTTTCGACGGCTTCTTCGCCAAGTTTTTGCGCCGCCTTGTCGATGCCGCGCGAAAACAGTTTGGCCGTCCATGAATCCGGATCGCCGGAGTTGGCGCGGTCCCTGATGATTGTCTCCAGATCGGAGAACGAAAATTCAGCCATGGAGCCTGAGAGCCTTTGTTAGCCGGGAAGCCTCTAGGGCCGAACGACCGAGGAGTCCAGCCGCATCGGCAGACCGGCCTCGGCCATATGCGCCTTGGCCTGCGCTATGGTGTAAGTGCCGAAATGGAAGATCGATGCCGCCAGCACGGCGCCGGCATGGCCGTCGCGAATGCCTTCGACAAGGTGATCCAGCGTGCCGACGCCGCCCGAAGCGATGACCGGGGCGCGCACCGCGTCAGCGATCGCGCGCGTCAGCGCGATGTCGTAGCCGGCCTTGGTGCCGTCGCGGTCCATCGAGGTCAAAAGGATCTCGCCGGCGCCGCGATCTACCATTTGACGCGCGAATTCGACCGCGTCGATGCCGGTCTTCTCGCGCCCGCCATGGGTGAATATCTCCCAGCGGTCGGCTTCGCCGGCGCCGGAGACCTTCTTGGCGTCGATGGCGACGACGATGCATTGATTGCCGAACTTGTCAGCTGCTTCGGCGACGAAATCCGGATTTTTCACCGCCGCCGTGTTGATCGACACCTTGTCGGCGCCGGCCAGAAGCAGCTTCCTGATGTCGGCGACCTGGCGCACGCCGCCGCCGACGGTCAGCGGCATGAAACATTGTTCGGCGGTGCGGGCGATGACATCGAAGATGGTTTCACGGTTGTCGGACGAGGCCGTGATGTCGAGGAAGCAGAGCTCGTCGGCACC from Mesorhizobium sp. NZP2077 encodes the following:
- the hisF gene encoding imidazole glycerol phosphate synthase subunit HisF → MMLKARVIPCLDVKDGRVVKGVNFVDLIDAGDPVEAAKAYDAAGADELCFLDITASSDNRETIFDVIARTAEQCFMPLTVGGGVRQVADIRKLLLAGADKVSINTAAVKNPDFVAEAADKFGNQCIVVAIDAKKVSGAGEADRWEIFTHGGREKTGIDAVEFARQMVDRGAGEILLTSMDRDGTKAGYDIALTRAIADAVRAPVIASGGVGTLDHLVEGIRDGHAGAVLAASIFHFGTYTIAQAKAHMAEAGLPMRLDSSVVRP
- a CDS encoding phosphoribosyl-ATP diphosphatase, whose product is MAEFSFSDLETIIRDRANSGDPDSWTAKLFSRGIDKAAQKLGEEAVETVIAAVKGDTQGLVSESADLIYHWLVVLGLSGVPLGDVLKELESRTGRSGIAEKASRPKG